The Pseudorasbora parva isolate DD20220531a chromosome 19, ASM2467924v1, whole genome shotgun sequence genomic sequence TATTATAGTCTATAGAGAATAACTGTAGGGACTTTGTAACTTTGTAAAGCTTTTCATGctcaacagcaacattacacactaaatgaacaaaacatattaaaatgGGAAACACAGACTAAATTTATATTCCtgactataaattaaataaaaagtgtGCAAATTCCCTGTTTGCATTAAACACAAAAATGGCACTTACTGTGCAAGgataaaaaataagttttacaATTTATACCCAGTAAAATATTTTAGAGTTTGGCATAACTAGATAAATGTATATCCATCATAACAAATTCCATGAGGTTATAAGATAATTTAATTTACACACATTTTCCAGGTCTAGAAATCATACTTTTTTAAATCAgacttcatatatatatacacaccagCTAGCACATTAATTAAGGCAGCCCCaacatataaaaatgtataaagttGTTTGGTGTTTTTGGTGTCTTCACGTTTCGTTGGTGTTTAATATAGTTTACAGATATAATTTTTCTAGTTTAAATTGATttggtttatttgtttttaatatttgtgTATAATATGCATAATTAATGCGCTAGCTGGTATCATTTCAAAACTCTTTTCATTTTCTCAGTACATTCTAGAGCAGTGATTCTCAACATTATTTCTAACAACATAAAACAAGCATTAAAATAAGCTCCCTAAAATCTagatttttcttgttttaattcACCccctcaatatatatatatatatatatatatatatatatatatatatatatatatatatatatatatatatatatcttaaaaaaaaacatttacatttcaaaGCTTATAACCCTGGTTGGTGGTAaatgcatagacagtaaaagaaatggacacagcgaccccattgacgtcaacggcgaaataatgaagtcaacctaggggcactcacttcctgatggctgagcgaactgcgcaggctcagactgagcttgaggacgtagatgtgacgtgagcctcctgtctgacagatgtaggtcttctagtagttgtggaaagtcaaatctgaatcacgttgtttaaatactttctcccgttgcttttggctcactatgggcttctccccattcttcccccttgactttatcagactttatgtctccacgtccccccgactgtctcatagacagtaaaagattgcctgcgagcgtctcctcaggtctatacggtaatttctcaactgtgcgacagagtcgcgttggttatgactcaatcgttagcctatttttacataAACAGCTTCTgcagggcgatagtgtaagatacaaggtaacggagccttttatgcattgtcgtgtttctttagaaataaacaatggacaaatgtctttaaacgtctcagatgttaAGTTATttactgtcaaagtgactcaaaaatgaatgggagttaatgggatgctaacagcaggtgatggcttggttagcaatggcagcccctaggggtggaacgctttccgagcgctagattacccccttgggtaAATGTTACCTCCAATCTTGTAGACATCCTGCAGAGGGAGACGGAGAGGCTTGTCGGTGGGCCGACTGGGGGGCAGGATGGAGTCCAAGGCCTCGAGAAGGGTGACACCATTGGCAGCACCTTCCTTCCTCTCAATCTTCCATCCCTTGAACCAGCCCATCTATTAACCATGAATAAAATGCAAAGGAAAAAGCATAAACAAtcacataacatttaaaagaaatCTATGCAACTTCTTCCAACCCAGGAAAAAGCAGACACTCACGTTTGTGCTGGGCTCCAGCATGTTGTCACCATGCCATCCGGAGATTGGGACGAAGGCAACGGTGGCGGGGTTGTAGCCGATCTTCTTGATGTAGGCGCTGACTTCCTTGGTGATTTCCTCATAACGCTTCTGGCTGTAAGGGGGCTCGGTGGAGTCCATCTTGTTGATTCCAACAATAAGTTGTTTGACTCCCAGAGTGTAGGCAAGCAGGGCATGTTCACGGGTCTGTCCGTTCTTGGAAATACCAGCCTCAAACTCACCAACACCAGCAGCGACGATAAGCACAGCACAGTCAGCCTGGGGTGGGGAAGGaaacaaatgaaaataatattaaacaaaaaataatgcaCTAAAATCATTATCCACAGTAACATGTGCTGTGATTGACATGTTGAAATACAGAACAATTCCAACCTGAGAAGTACCAGTGATCATGTTCTTGATGAAGTCTCTGTGGCCAGGGGCATCAATGATGGTGACGTAGTACTTGCTGGTCTCGAATTTCCAAAGAGAAATATCAATGGTGATACCACGCTCACGCTCGGCCTTCAGTTTGTCCAGCACCCAGGCATATTTGAAGGAGCCCTTGCCCATCTTAATGCAGAAAAATATTCAGAAGCATATCTGAGttgtttgatggatggatggatggatggatggatggatggatggatggatggatggatggattgacaatagatagatagatagatgaatggatggattggATGGAAtgacgatagatagatagatggatagacagatggatagatagatagatagatagatagatagatagatagatagatagatagatagatagatagatagatagatagatagatagatagatagatagatactttTCAAATAACTATACATTATGAATTGACTGGACCAAAGTAACTATCATAATTctcaaacatttaattaaattaatgaaCAACAATTCATAAATATTCTAATGCAAATGGCAAGCTTTAATACTTTAGCTTTTAGTTTGGATATTCAGCAACTGCCCAGTCCCATTAAAACCAAACTCTAGATGTCGCTCACAACACACGGTGTCAAAAAGACACGCCCAGAAAATACTCGTCATAGAGACACATGAGTCATCGGAAGTCACCCGGCTAATGACGTACCTCAGCGGCTTCCTTCTCGAACTTCTCGATGGTTCTCTTATCGATGCCTCCGCATTTGTAGATCAGATGGCCGGTGGTGGTGGACTTGCCAGAATCGACGTGGCCGATAACCACAATGTTAATGTGGACCTTTTCCTTACCCATATTGTAAATTGACTGTGGAAAGACATTGCTGGTTTAAATTCGACAGCATATGCATTGCCCGGACGTTTAAACACATTACACATTTGTGTTCAAAGTACTGGATTATCtatggcaaaaaaacaacaaaaaaattcacAACGGATAATGACATGCGCCGTCCACAATACCAGTCGCGCGCATTCCAGTGAGGGTAATCTGCGTGAACGCGCAGTATTGTTGCCATGTCATTTTCAATGGACCAATTTCCCAAACATTACGTTTTTTAACGGTCATCGACATTGTAAATCTTGCAAAGATTTTagttccattttttttaatatttaaatgtacattatactatttttataaaaatacaaatagatTATTTAACACTGCTGTGTGGGAGGGTGGTATCCATTACAGCAGCTTTGGGAGTGACGGTTAACCGCATAGGACAATAGCGTAAATAATCGCAATTTACACCTACAGCTTCAGACTGACATTTAATTCAGTCATTAAAATGCCTGCatttctctaaaaaaaaaaaaagcttctaTTGGGCTTGTCTTAGTGCAGGCTTTTTCTTGCTAGACCTGGCAACCCTCCCCTCCCTCTATTCACTTGTCCTCCATGTTGAAGGACTGGAATGACAGAACCAGCCATGTTCTCTCCAGATTTGTCAATAAGTCTATGCTCTTTATATGTGCATAAATCACAGAAAAGGAGGCTGTAGAGTAAAAAGGGAAACCTGATGTAATCAGATTGTCaaaagcagagagagagagaaaaaaaagcacCCTGGTCAGAACCAGCTAACCCAAAGAAAATTAGACTTAAACAGGACCTTTTTACTCCATATACTAAGGTTAATCGGCACATGGATTGAGCGAATAAAAACGCAGTACTTACCTAACTACAAGCACTACAGACAGCCCCAAGCAGACTGGAGGAAAAAGGAACGAGTCGCAATGGTCGGCTAAATTTATACCGGTTCAGACAGGGGTGGGATATGAAAAGCCTTAGCCCACATAGATACTGCTCAGATGAGGGGTACCATTGGTAGCTTTACTGCACACTCACTATTTGCGATTGGAGGATGAGTCTTCACTGAAGCGGGCACAGGGTAGACTGCAACACGTGTTAAGACAGCTGCAGTGACCATGACAAATCATTTTACAGTTGCTCATCCTGAATCCCACCCAGTTCCCATTCATAACAGGAGACAGAGCACAATTTCAATTTTTAATACCTTTATTAGTTTATTCAGCAGCGTCTTTCCAAATTTTACTGTGGCAACAGGTGCAGTTCTAAACCATTTCAACACAAATTTAATAACTGAAAGAGGCactatcagtcaatcaataaAGCCACACTTAATCCAAGTTGGTTTCCTTTCCTGCGAAAATTTTTCCGATGAGTTTTAATCAGCATTAGCCAGTCCTTAAGTAGAGTGCCCAGGTTTAGAGAAATTCCAGGAGGCTGGGTAGAACACACCACAACCTTTGGAACAGCGTGATCGAGGGAAATTCACTTGGTCTTGGCAGCCTTCTGTGCAGACTTCGTGACCTTGCCAGAACCGGCAGCCTTCTTCTCAACACTCTTGATGACACCAACGGCGACGGTCTGCCTCATGTCACGCACAGCGAAGCGACCTGTGGATGGACAATGATTAGAGTCAAGTTCTACACAAGCGGCTACTGAAGATATGGATGAGAGAACGTCGAGTAGTATTTGGACTTACCAAGAGGGGGGTAGGTAGAGAAGCTCTCCACACACATGGGTTTGCCAGGGATCATCTCAACAATGGCAGCATCTCCAGATTTAAGAGCCTTGGGGTTGTCCTCAAGCTTTTTGCCAGAACGACGGTCGATTTTCTCCTTGAGCTCAGCAAACTTGCAGGCAATGTGAGCAGTGTGGCAGTCCAGCACTGGGGCATAGCCCTGAGAGATCTGACCAGGGTGGTTCAGGATGATGACCTGCAAAATGACAAGTTAGTACAGGAGTTCACACCAAGAATGGCTTGATGCAAGCAAAACTAGGACAATGGAAAAGGCCTAACCTGAGCCAGGAAGCTGCCAGCCTCCATGGGTGGGTCGTTCTTGCTGTCTCCAGCCACGTTTCCACGACGGATGTCCTTCACAGACACGTTCTTAACGTTGAAGCCAACATTGTCACCAGGAGTGGCCTCAGAAAGAGACTCGTGGTGCATCTCAACAGACTTAACCTCAGTGGTCACGTTGGCAGGGGCAAAGGTCACAACCATACCGGGCTTGAGGACACCAGTCTCCACACGACCCACGGGCACAGTTCCAATACCTGaataaatgaaatgttttttttttttagtgccATGCTTagttacatttctttaaaagagTTCATGAGATAAAATGACATTAAGACTAAGCGTTTAGCCTTCTGATCTAGAATACATCTTGGGGTATTAATACAAACCTCCAATTTTGTAGACATCCTGAAGTGGCAGACGGAGAGGCTTGTCGGTGGGGCGGCTTGGGGGCAAGATTGCATCCAGGGCATCAAGAAGTGTAACACCGCTAGCATTACCCTCCTTGCGCTCGACCTTCCATCCCTTGAACCAGCCCATCTAAAAATGGGAGAGGAGCAATGTAAATTAAACCATGAAACCCAAAAGCACACTAAAATTGTTAAATTTATAACGTAAACAACCAAAGCAAaattagcacaaaaaaaaataattacgtTTGTGCTGGGCTCCAGCATGTTGTCACCATGCCATCCAGAGATTGGGACGAAGGCAACACTGGCGGGGTTGTAGCCGATCTTCTTGATGTAGGCGCTGACTTCCTTGGTGATTTCCTCAAAACGAGCCTGGCTGTAAGGGGGCTCGGTGGAGTCCATCTTGTTGACTCCAACAATAAGTTGTTTCACTCCCAGGGTGAAAGCCAGGAGGGCATGTTCACGGGTCTGTCCGTTCTTGGAAATACCAGCCTCAAACTCACCAACACCACCAGCAACAATCAGCACAGCACAGTCAGCCTAGGGTGGGGAAGAGAGAGAATAGACCAGTTAAACCACACCCATCTTTAAAAAGCACACCCAAAGAGCACAATTGTGTGAATGGAGCGTCATCATACCTGAGAAGTACCAGTGATCATGTTCTTGATGAAGTCTCTGTGGCCAGGGGCATCAATGATGGTGACGTAGTACTTGCTGGTCTCGAACTTCCAGAGAGCGATATCAATGGTGATACCACGCTCACGCTCGGCCTTCAGTTTGTCCAGCACCCAGGCATATTTGAAGGAGCCCTTACCCATCTGTTGGACAaagattaaatattaataaaaaaggcATGTATTATTTTAACATGAAACATGTTGCATTAGTAAGACAAAAGTAGAGTACAACTTAATTGTCCATCGGGGGAGTGATTGGATCTTTGTTGTGTGTTATTGCTGATCTCATGTGACTAACAGGTTGTCCTGCCCTCACATCAGTAAAGTCATTCCAAGAGGGAGGGAAAAATCATTTTGTTTAAGGATAAGGGCACAAACTAAACtctgcacattttttttattaatgtgtcAATTGATTTCAATGCGACCATTTCACTCTAATTTGAAACTTAGTGATTTGATATGTTAAATTACTTAAACAGGGCACATGTTTCTCGGCCTACTAGGCGCCATTACAGAAACTGCAACGTCAGCCGtttaagctccgcccactcccACACCCAGCCGGCTTGAGCCCAGGAACGCGTGCTACCGCCGCCATTTTGGCTCTTGGTACCCCAACTTGTGCCGCAATATTTTCACGAACAAAACCGTTTTAAGTATTAAAACACTCACCTCAGCGGCTTCCTTCTCGAACTTCTCAATGGTTCTCTTGTCGATTCCACCGCATTTGTAGATCAGATGGCCGGTGGTGGTGGACTTTCCGGAGTCGACGTGGCCAATAACCACGATGTTAATGTGGACCTTTTCCTTTCCCATGATTGATTAGTTTCTGTATTAGAAAGGGGGAATGGAAAGCTTAATATAGCACTATAAAAGCATATAAacttcatatttaaaacttctAATTGGAGATTTCCCAACACAAGTAACGTTAAAAGATGACCCATGTTAGTTTCAACCGGCCTAGTTCACCATTCGGCAACTGCGACACGTGTTTCTGTAGAGTAGCACGGTATTAAGTTACAAGAAACATCTAAAATGTCTGAATGGCATCCATAAGGAGGCAGGCATCTGGCTCTCTCGAGCACTAGTAACAGCTGTTGGATGCGAGAATGTGTGGAAGCCTTTCAACAGGCCCGAGGCTTCAAGCCGCTCAGCGCCTTTGTTCTTTTACCGGTTCCCGTTCTTTGACCGATAAACGTACACGGAATCAGTGGAAATATTTAATTAGCCCAATCAGCTCCGAACAGACTAATAAAAACAGCAAAACGCAAAATTAAGATAGAAACCATTacgtttttaataacccgttGAGCAACGGAACAGCGgaaatttaaaaagaaaaccGTCAATACGGAACAATTTTAAAATTGTCCAAA encodes the following:
- the LOC137047546 gene encoding elongation factor 1-alpha; amino-acid sequence: MGKEKVHINIVVIGHVDSGKSTTTGHLIYKCGGIDKRTIEKFEKEAAEMGKGSFKYAWVLDKLKAERERGITIDIALWKFETSKYYVTIIDAPGHRDFIKNMITGTSQADCAVLIVAGGVGEFEAGISKNGQTREHALLAFTLGVKQLIVGVNKMDSTEPPYSQARFEEITKEVSAYIKKIGYNPASVAFVPISGWHGDNMLEPSTNMGWFKGWKVERKEGNASGVTLLDALDAILPPSRPTDKPLRLPLQDVYKIGGIGTVPVGRVETGVLKPGMVVTFAPANVTTEVKSVEMHHESLSEATPGDNVGFNVKNVSVKDIRRGNVAGDSKNDPPMEAGSFLAQVIILNHPGQISQGYAPVLDCHTAHIACKFAELKEKIDRRSGKKLEDNPKALKSGDAAIVEMIPGKPMCVESFSTYPPLGRFAVRDMRQTVAVGVIKSVEKKAAGSGKVTKSAQKAAKTK
- the LOC137047547 gene encoding elongation factor 1-alpha-like; amino-acid sequence: MGKEKVHINIVVIGHVDSGKSTTTGHLIYKCGGIDKRTIEKFEKEAAEMGKGSFKYAWVLDKLKAERERGITIDISLWKFETSKYYVTIIDAPGHRDFIKNMITGTSQADCAVLIVAAGVGEFEAGISKNGQTREHALLAYTLGVKQLIVGINKMDSTEPPYSQKRYEEITKEVSAYIKKIGYNPATVAFVPISGWHGDNMLEPSTNMGWFKGWKIERKEGAANGVTLLEALDSILPPSRPTDKPLRLPLQDVYKIGGIGTVPVGRVETGTLKAGMVVTFAPANVTTEVKSVEMHHESLAEALPGDNVGFNVKNVSVKDIRRGNVAGDSKNDPPMEAANFTAQVIILNHPGQISQGYAPVLDCHTAHIACKFSELKEKIDRRSGKKLEDNPKALKSGDAAIIVMIPGKPMCVESFSQYPPLGRFAVRDMRQTVAVGVIKAVDKKAASAGKVTKSAQKAAKVK